A stretch of Parvimonas micra DNA encodes these proteins:
- a CDS encoding DUF3841 domain-containing protein, which produces METVRLYTRQDIRSLKEIEEKGYFTNKISYVKENFGVISDYILNCYNYFVKEASKRVPKPEEVEMPVWCGVSNKNCMPPIENSVLYVLDVPKEEVIYFDGVKWDYVLNHHYIPLDEEDDKKYKKRLKDKGIDNGFEFFEGKYKNFYPEERQIVIDSWTRIFDIDEWDIYRVQANIWKIKKEWIFAMVKKGDIIP; this is translated from the coding sequence ATGGAAACTGTAAGATTATATACTAGACAAGATATTAGATCTTTAAAAGAAATTGAAGAGAAAGGTTACTTTACGAATAAAATTTCTTATGTTAAAGAAAATTTTGGAGTGATTTCTGACTATATTTTAAATTGTTATAATTATTTTGTAAAAGAGGCAAGTAAAAGAGTTCCAAAACCAGAAGAAGTTGAAATGCCGGTTTGGTGTGGAGTAAGTAATAAAAATTGTATGCCTCCAATTGAAAATTCAGTTCTATATGTTTTGGATGTTCCTAAAGAAGAAGTAATCTACTTTGATGGAGTTAAATGGGATTATGTACTTAATCATCATTATATTCCATTAGATGAAGAAGATGATAAAAAGTATAAAAAAAGATTAAAAGATAAAGGTATAGATAATGGTTTTGAGTTTTTTGAAGGAAAGTACAAGAATTTTTATCCCGAAGAAAGACAAATAGTTATAGACAGTTGGACTAGAATATTCGATATTGATGAATGGGATATTTACAGAGTTCAAGCAAATATTTGGAAAATAAAAAAAGAATGGATTTTTGCTATGGTAAAAAAAGGAGATATTATTCCTTAA
- a CDS encoding ABC transporter ATP-binding protein: MSTITIKELSKSFGDVEVLKPFTDTFKDGEFITLLGPSGCGKTTMLRLIAGFEKPTSGEILIGDKVVSGGKTFLPPEKRGIGMVFQSYAVWPHMNVFDNVAYPLKIAGVKKEEIKERVEKVLEIVHLSQYKDRAPSELSGGQQQRVALGRALIAKPKLLLLDEPLSNLDAKLREEMRFEIKEIQKRLEITVVYVTHDQIEAMTMSDRIILINKGVVQQIGTPEEIYRNPVNPFVANFVGRVNFIKGVAKDGFVELANTGKKLPYDGDKTGNVIVAIRPEALRIDERDGTIDAKLVSQFYLGDVNDCKVDLGNDNVVRVIDHVETYGVYEENANIKLRIKNFMVFDDDGKDYTKIIT; this comes from the coding sequence ATGTCAACAATTACTATAAAAGAATTAAGTAAATCTTTTGGTGATGTAGAAGTTTTAAAACCTTTTACAGATACTTTTAAAGATGGTGAATTTATAACTCTATTAGGACCTTCTGGTTGTGGAAAAACTACAATGTTAAGACTTATAGCTGGATTTGAAAAACCTACAAGTGGAGAAATTTTAATAGGAGATAAAGTTGTTTCAGGCGGAAAAACATTCCTTCCACCTGAAAAGAGAGGAATTGGAATGGTATTTCAATCATATGCAGTTTGGCCTCATATGAATGTTTTTGACAATGTTGCCTATCCTTTAAAAATAGCAGGAGTTAAAAAAGAAGAAATTAAAGAGAGAGTTGAAAAAGTTTTGGAAATAGTTCACTTATCTCAATATAAAGACAGAGCTCCATCAGAACTTTCAGGTGGACAACAACAAAGGGTTGCACTTGGACGTGCTTTGATTGCTAAACCTAAATTGCTTTTGCTTGATGAGCCTCTTTCAAACTTGGATGCAAAACTAAGAGAAGAAATGCGTTTTGAAATAAAAGAGATACAAAAAAGACTTGAAATTACAGTTGTTTATGTAACACATGATCAAATAGAAGCTATGACAATGAGTGATAGAATTATTTTAATTAATAAAGGAGTTGTTCAACAGATAGGAACTCCAGAAGAAATTTACAGAAATCCTGTAAATCCTTTTGTTGCAAACTTTGTTGGTCGTGTTAATTTCATCAAGGGAGTTGCAAAAGACGGCTTTGTTGAACTTGCAAATACCGGAAAGAAATTACCTTATGACGGAGATAAGACTGGAAATGTTATAGTTGCTATAAGACCGGAAGCTCTTAGAATTGATGAAAGAGATGGAACAATTGATGCTAAGCTTGTAAGTCAATTCTATCTTGGAGATGTAAATGACTGTAAAGTAGATTTAGGAAATGACAATGTAGTCAGAGTTATAGACCATGTTGAAACTTACGGAGTTTATGAAGAAAATGCAAATATCAAATTGAGAATTAAAAATTTTATGGTATTTGATGATGACGGAAAAGATTATACAAAGATAATAACTTAA
- a CDS encoding metal ABC transporter permease, with protein sequence MRQLEILIAVSLVSAACSLLGPFLILRKMSMMIDSITHTILLGIVIAFFITKDLTSPLLIVGAGLVGILTVFLTELINQKTTLHEDASIGLVFPFLFSIAIILISKFLRGVHLCIDSVLVGEVAFSIIPRIEFFGYEMSKVIFVMAVIFLIDLIFIWMFFKELKISTFDKNLSLISGFAPAVIYYALMSLVSITTVGAFNAVGSILVISYMVVPSATAYLLTHDLKKMIFLSVFTGVLSSVIGFYMAYIYDLSIAGTIAIVNGLIFLLVFIFEPRNGIIKKILNENRKRAEFAEVTMMLHIINHENTQRADIECNVVKINEHLCYAKNKFERVLKNLLNKKFAYIENDIIKVTDIGREKTLNKFNEWMK encoded by the coding sequence ATGAGACAATTAGAAATTTTAATAGCTGTAAGTTTAGTTTCAGCTGCTTGTTCACTATTGGGACCATTTTTAATTCTTAGAAAAATGTCTATGATGATAGATTCTATAACTCATACAATTTTACTTGGAATCGTAATTGCTTTTTTCATTACAAAAGATTTGACAAGTCCTTTGCTGATTGTCGGTGCCGGACTGGTTGGAATACTTACTGTATTTTTGACGGAGCTTATAAATCAAAAGACAACTTTGCATGAAGATGCGTCAATAGGGCTTGTATTTCCATTTTTGTTCAGTATTGCTATAATATTGATTTCAAAATTTTTAAGAGGAGTGCATCTCTGTATTGACTCCGTTTTAGTTGGAGAAGTTGCATTTTCAATAATTCCGAGAATCGAGTTTTTCGGTTATGAAATGTCAAAGGTTATTTTTGTAATGGCAGTAATATTTTTAATTGATTTGATTTTTATTTGGATGTTTTTTAAAGAATTAAAAATTTCTACATTCGACAAAAATTTAAGTTTGATTTCCGGATTTGCACCGGCTGTTATTTATTACGCTTTGATGAGTTTAGTTTCTATAACAACTGTAGGAGCATTTAATGCGGTAGGTTCAATACTTGTAATTTCATATATGGTTGTTCCGTCTGCAACGGCATATCTATTAACACATGATTTGAAGAAAATGATATTTCTAAGTGTTTTCACGGGAGTTTTAAGTAGTGTAATAGGATTTTATATGGCATATATTTATGACCTTTCTATTGCAGGAACAATAGCCATAGTTAACGGATTGATATTTTTATTAGTATTTATATTTGAACCGAGAAACGGAATTATCAAAAAAATATTAAATGAAAACAGAAAAAGAGCTGAATTTGCAGAGGTTACAATGATGCTTCATATAATAAACCACGAAAATACTCAAAGAGCTGATATTGAATGTAATGTTGTAAAAATAAATGAGCATCTATGTTATGCAAAGAATAAATTTGAAAGAGTTTTAAAGAATTTATTGAATAAAAAATTTGCATATATAGAAAATGATATTATTAAAGTTACTGACATTGGTAGAGAGAAAACTTTGAATAAATTTAATGAGTGGATGAAGTAG
- a CDS encoding metal ABC transporter solute-binding protein, Zn/Mn family yields the protein MRKKIILLLALVLSVGVLGACTKKDDSKNKEGEKKTEQKTSKKKVVATSTMLTDLVKQIGGDNFEVEGMMKAGVDPHLYKPTAGDVEKLEKADVVVVNGLHLEGQMGEILQGLEKQNKNVVTAAKNIPSDRLLPWDEEGAGPNDPHIWFSVKNWKIAAKNVAEGLKKADSSKAEEIDKNLAKYEKELDELSDYIKKKVSELPENQRVLVTAHDAFNYFAKEFGFKVEAIQGISTESEASAADIKKLSDFLVKTKIKAVFVESSVPKKTIESLVESCKAKGHNVKIGGELYSDSLGDDNTKENTYISMFKYNIDTIVDALK from the coding sequence ATGAGAAAAAAAATAATTTTATTACTTGCATTGGTACTTTCTGTGGGAGTTTTAGGAGCTTGTACCAAAAAAGATGATAGTAAAAATAAAGAAGGAGAAAAGAAAACTGAGCAAAAGACTTCAAAGAAAAAAGTTGTTGCTACAAGTACAATGCTTACAGATTTGGTAAAGCAAATCGGTGGAGATAACTTTGAAGTTGAAGGAATGATGAAAGCGGGAGTTGACCCTCATCTATATAAGCCTACAGCAGGCGATGTGGAAAAACTTGAAAAAGCAGATGTTGTAGTTGTAAACGGATTACATTTGGAAGGACAAATGGGAGAAATTTTACAAGGTTTAGAAAAACAAAATAAGAACGTTGTAACTGCAGCAAAAAATATTCCATCAGATAGATTACTTCCTTGGGATGAAGAAGGAGCAGGTCCTAATGATCCACATATTTGGTTTAGTGTTAAGAACTGGAAAATAGCTGCGAAAAATGTAGCAGAAGGTTTGAAGAAAGCTGATAGTTCAAAAGCTGAAGAAATAGATAAAAATCTTGCTAAATATGAAAAAGAACTTGATGAACTTTCTGATTATATAAAGAAAAAAGTTTCTGAATTACCTGAAAATCAAAGGGTTTTAGTTACTGCTCATGATGCTTTTAATTATTTTGCAAAGGAATTCGGATTTAAGGTAGAGGCTATTCAAGGAATCAGTACAGAATCAGAAGCAAGTGCAGCTGATATAAAGAAACTTTCAGATTTCTTGGTTAAAACAAAAATAAAAGCAGTTTTTGTTGAATCTTCAGTTCCTAAGAAAACTATTGAATCTTTAGTTGAATCTTGTAAAGCTAAAGGACATAATGTTAAAATAGGTGGAGAGTTGTATTCTGACTCATTAGGAGATGATAATACAAAAGAAAATACTTATATCTCAATGTTTAAATATAATATTGATACTATAGTTGATGCTTTAAAATAA
- a CDS encoding biotin transporter BioY: MKISTKELNLVALFSALIAVGAFIKIPFLLVPITLQTLFVVLSALVLERRLAVLSVIVYIMIGLVGFPIFANGGGINYIFSPTFGYLLAFIFATYFISSFKEKNIYISTAIGMLIIYFLGMIYFIFIQYILNGKVYLFSYLFYNLFLVFLPGDILSCVVAIIGYRKILRLKK; this comes from the coding sequence ATGAAAATAAGTACAAAAGAGCTTAATTTAGTAGCCTTGTTCAGTGCATTAATTGCAGTTGGAGCATTTATAAAAATTCCATTTTTGCTTGTTCCAATTACATTACAAACTCTATTTGTTGTTTTATCAGCATTAGTACTAGAACGAAGATTGGCTGTTTTAAGTGTAATTGTATATATAATGATTGGACTCGTAGGATTTCCTATATTTGCGAATGGTGGTGGAATAAATTATATTTTTAGTCCAACTTTTGGATATTTGTTAGCATTTATATTTGCAACTTATTTTATTTCTAGCTTTAAGGAAAAAAATATTTATATAAGTACTGCAATTGGAATGTTAATCATTTATTTTTTGGGAATGATTTACTTTATATTTATACAATATATTCTTAATGGAAAAGTATATTTATTTAGTTATTTATTTTATAATTTATTTTTAGTTTTTTTACCGGGAGATATACTTTCTTGTGTGGTTGCAATCATTGGATATAGAAAAATACTTAGATTAAAGAAATAG
- a CDS encoding metal ABC transporter ATP-binding protein codes for MDEIAVKVEDLTIAYYLKPVVWDVDLDIKRGKLTAILGPNGAGKSTLLKAMLNLIPISSGKISFFGKPYKEFRKDISYVPQSESVDWDFPTDVLDVVMMGTYGKLGWIKRAGKKERELSLEALKKLGMEEFVDRQISDLSGGQQQRVFLARALVQDSEIYFLDEPLKGVDAKTEKEIMKILKELRDSGKTIIVVHHDLRTVEEYFDEVVLLNKLVIASGSVKDVFTEDNINKAYRV; via the coding sequence ATGGACGAAATAGCTGTAAAAGTTGAAGATTTAACTATTGCCTATTATCTTAAACCTGTAGTTTGGGATGTAGATTTGGATATTAAAAGAGGTAAACTTACCGCGATTTTGGGACCAAACGGTGCAGGTAAATCGACTTTGTTAAAGGCAATGTTAAATTTAATCCCCATTTCATCCGGAAAAATTTCATTTTTCGGCAAGCCTTATAAGGAATTTAGAAAAGATATTTCTTATGTGCCACAAAGTGAGTCTGTCGATTGGGATTTTCCGACAGATGTTTTGGATGTTGTTATGATGGGAACTTATGGGAAGCTCGGTTGGATAAAAAGAGCAGGTAAAAAAGAAAGAGAATTGTCTTTAGAGGCTTTAAAGAAACTTGGAATGGAAGAGTTTGTCGATAGGCAAATAAGCGATCTTTCCGGCGGCCAACAACAGAGAGTTTTCTTGGCGAGAGCATTAGTTCAAGATAGTGAAATTTATTTTTTAGATGAACCGCTAAAAGGGGTTGATGCTAAAACGGAAAAAGAAATTATGAAAATTTTGAAAGAACTTAGAGATAGCGGAAAGACAATCATAGTTGTTCATCATGATTTAAGAACTGTCGAAGAATATTTTGATGAAGTTGTACTTTTAAATAAATTGGTTATCGCTTCAGGTTCCGTTAAGGATGTTTTTACAGAAGATAATATAAATAAGGCATATAGGGTGTAG
- a CDS encoding ABC transporter substrate-binding protein, with protein sequence MKKKFLALMLSALMIGATACGGGSDKKDDTSKDMKANEEVSGKVRIYTSMYEDIIANMKPALKKKFPNCEIEFFQGGTGTLQTKIAGEIEAGKLACDIIMVAEPSYAYELKEKNVLHKFDIENKDKLAFEYDKEGYWYPVRISNMVLAYNPEKTKKEDLAQTFKEFAEKESLTGKISMSDPLKSGTALAAISGLKDKYNDEYFANLAKRKVAIEAGSVALTKLETGEMDELMILEESVLKKRQDDNSSLEVIYPKDGTIVVPSPIMVVDEKLTENKNTKAAEAISKWFLSEEGQKYIVKGWMHSVLKDFPEVPFDAIKTSEITANSINVKWEQLVKDRDSLRKMFTDTIGKK encoded by the coding sequence ATGAAAAAGAAATTTTTGGCACTTATGTTGTCAGCATTAATGATTGGTGCAACTGCTTGTGGTGGAGGCTCTGATAAGAAAGATGATACAAGTAAAGATATGAAAGCGAATGAAGAAGTTTCTGGAAAAGTTAGAATTTATACTTCAATGTATGAAGATATAATTGCTAATATGAAACCTGCACTTAAAAAGAAATTTCCTAACTGTGAAATTGAGTTTTTCCAAGGTGGAACTGGAACTTTACAAACTAAAATTGCTGGGGAAATCGAAGCAGGAAAACTTGCTTGTGATATTATAATGGTTGCAGAACCTTCCTATGCTTATGAATTAAAAGAAAAAAATGTATTACATAAATTTGATATCGAAAACAAAGATAAATTAGCTTTCGAATATGATAAAGAAGGATATTGGTATCCAGTTAGAATTTCTAATATGGTTTTAGCTTATAATCCTGAAAAAACAAAGAAAGAAGATTTAGCTCAAACTTTTAAAGAATTTGCTGAAAAAGAAAGCCTTACAGGAAAGATTTCAATGTCAGATCCTTTAAAATCAGGTACAGCTCTTGCAGCTATCAGTGGATTAAAAGATAAATATAATGACGAATATTTTGCTAATTTAGCTAAGAGAAAAGTTGCTATTGAAGCAGGTAGTGTTGCTTTGACAAAACTTGAAACTGGCGAAATGGATGAACTAATGATTCTTGAAGAATCTGTTTTAAAGAAAAGACAAGATGATAATTCTTCATTAGAAGTTATATATCCTAAAGATGGAACAATTGTAGTTCCTTCACCAATTATGGTTGTAGATGAAAAATTAACAGAAAACAAGAATACAAAAGCTGCAGAAGCAATTTCAAAATGGTTCTTATCAGAAGAAGGTCAAAAATATATAGTTAAGGGCTGGATGCATTCTGTACTAAAAGATTTCCCTGAAGTTCCTTTTGATGCAATTAAAACTTCTGAAATTACAGCAAATAGTATAAATGTTAAATGGGAACAATTAGTTAAAGATAGAGATTCTCTAAGAAAGATGTTTACAGATACAATTGGTAAGAAATAA
- a CDS encoding ABC transporter permease, whose product MKGYFMQKTERKFRLDIKWIIMLSIVALLLIFEVFPLLYLFVKSVFPNGSFTFEAFKRVYSYDANFIAIRNTIVTAVATTFFGMLIAFPLAFLVGRTNLYGKKIFRTMFVITYMVPPYVGAMAWLRLLNPRVGTLNMFLQKIFGLSEPIFNIYSVWGMIWVLTCFYYPYAFITISRAMEKMDPSLEEAARISGASPLKTLFTVTIPMMTPSLIAAGLLVFVTAASCYGIPSIIGAPGQIHTVTTRIIEFVHIGNEEGIIDATTLAVFLMIIANLVLYFSTFVLGKKQFITMSGKSTRPTIVDLGKWRLPLTILVSIFSFVVVIVPFITVALTSITINMGKPLSARNISFRFWQQMLTRDSILSSTINSLIAACAAAFLGIIISCMMAYLLERTKVKGRKIPDFLITVGSGTPSIAIALALIMTMSGKFGINIYNTIYIMIIAYMIKYMLMGMRTVVSGMSQVHPSLEEASQISGAGWLRMIKDVTAPLIMPSIVAGIFLIFMPCFYELTMSTILYSSHTKTIGFELYNYQTYHSQQIASVLATAILIFVLVVNWILNKLTKGKFSI is encoded by the coding sequence ATGAAAGGTTATTTTATGCAAAAGACAGAAAGAAAATTTAGATTAGATATAAAGTGGATAATAATGCTTTCTATTGTTGCACTTTTACTTATTTTTGAAGTTTTTCCACTTTTATATCTCTTTGTTAAATCGGTATTTCCTAATGGAAGTTTTACTTTTGAGGCATTTAAAAGAGTTTATAGTTATGATGCCAATTTTATAGCTATTAGAAATACTATTGTTACTGCGGTTGCAACAACGTTCTTTGGAATGTTAATCGCTTTTCCACTTGCTTTTTTGGTTGGAAGAACTAATTTATATGGCAAAAAAATATTTAGAACTATGTTTGTTATTACATATATGGTTCCTCCTTATGTAGGAGCAATGGCTTGGCTTAGACTTTTAAATCCAAGAGTTGGAACTTTAAATATGTTTCTTCAAAAGATTTTTGGATTAAGTGAACCAATCTTTAATATTTATAGTGTATGGGGAATGATTTGGGTACTTACTTGTTTTTATTATCCTTATGCTTTTATCACAATTTCTCGTGCAATGGAAAAAATGGATCCTTCTTTAGAAGAAGCTGCTAGAATTTCAGGAGCAAGTCCTTTAAAGACTTTATTTACTGTTACAATTCCGATGATGACACCAAGTTTAATCGCTGCAGGACTTTTAGTTTTTGTAACAGCCGCTTCTTGTTATGGTATTCCGTCAATAATCGGAGCTCCAGGACAAATTCATACAGTTACAACTAGAATAATAGAGTTTGTTCATATAGGAAATGAAGAAGGGATAATTGATGCTACGACTTTAGCAGTATTTTTGATGATAATTGCAAATTTAGTTTTGTATTTTTCAACATTTGTACTAGGAAAGAAACAATTTATAACTATGAGTGGGAAATCAACAAGACCTACAATAGTTGATTTAGGAAAATGGAGATTGCCTCTTACAATATTGGTTTCAATTTTTTCTTTTGTAGTAGTAATAGTTCCATTTATAACAGTTGCTCTTACTTCTATAACTATAAATATGGGTAAGCCTTTATCTGCAAGAAATATCTCATTCAGATTTTGGCAACAAATGCTAACAAGAGATAGTATATTGAGTTCTACAATAAACAGTTTAATTGCAGCTTGTGCAGCAGCATTTTTAGGAATAATAATCTCTTGTATGATGGCTTATTTGCTTGAAAGAACAAAAGTAAAGGGAAGAAAAATTCCAGACTTTTTGATAACTGTAGGTTCAGGAACTCCTAGTATTGCAATAGCACTGGCTCTAATAATGACAATGAGTGGAAAATTTGGAATAAATATTTATAATACAATTTATATTATGATAATCGCATATATGATTAAGTATATGTTGATGGGAATGAGGACTGTAGTTTCAGGAATGAGTCAGGTTCATCCTTCTTTAGAAGAGGCATCACAAATTTCAGGAGCAGGTTGGCTTAGGATGATTAAAGATGTTACAGCACCGCTTATAATGCCTTCAATTGTTGCAGGTATATTCTTAATATTTATGCCTTGTTTCTATGAACTTACTATGAGTACAATTTTGTATTCATCTCATACTAAGACGATTGGTTTTGAACTTTACAATTATCAAACATATCATAGTCAACAAATAGCAAGTGTGCTTGCTACTGCAATTTTGATTTTTGTATTGGTAGTTAACTGGATTTTAAATAAACTTACAAAAGGTAAGTTTTCAATTTAG
- a CDS encoding YehR family lipoprotein, translating to MKKFRKILLSVAMLLVVVLATACSGKEANATKTFVLDKNGLKTTITYTYIEKDDRVIKQTTVNEGIYEQLPSTKTKEAVQKVLDPIAAKYQGIQGIKESIDYQDDKFIENLEIDYENIDYEKAKTVLGSGFADPSKTKISMKKTEEMLLGKGYKEQK from the coding sequence ATGAAAAAATTTAGAAAGATACTATTATCAGTAGCTATGCTTTTAGTTGTAGTTTTAGCAACAGCTTGTTCAGGTAAAGAAGCTAATGCAACTAAAACTTTTGTTTTGGATAAGAATGGCTTAAAAACAACTATTACTTATACTTATATAGAAAAAGATGATAGAGTTATTAAGCAAACAACTGTAAATGAAGGTATATATGAACAATTGCCATCTACTAAGACAAAAGAAGCAGTTCAAAAGGTATTAGATCCAATTGCTGCAAAATACCAAGGAATCCAAGGAATAAAAGAATCAATTGATTATCAAGATGATAAATTTATTGAAAATTTGGAAATTGATTATGAAAATATTGACTATGAAAAAGCAAAAACTGTTCTTGGAAGTGGATTTGCAGATCCTTCAAAGACTAAAATTAGCATGAAAAAAACTGAAGAAATGCTATTAGGTAAAGGATATAAAGAACAAAAATAG
- the accB gene encoding acetyl-CoA carboxylase biotin carboxyl carrier protein yields MDIDKINSIIELFKNSGLDEMTLELKDFKINLKNNKVEYVTKEVVNVVEKSNSVKPVKEEKQVDDTNGEWIKAPFVGTFYVAPSANEAPYVKVGQKIKEGDIICILEAMKVMNEIKSNKSGTVLEIKAQNGNMVEFNEELILIGD; encoded by the coding sequence ATGGATATTGACAAGATAAATAGTATTATTGAATTGTTTAAAAATTCAGGTTTAGATGAAATGACTTTAGAACTTAAAGATTTTAAAATCAATTTGAAAAATAATAAAGTTGAATATGTTACTAAAGAGGTAGTAAATGTTGTAGAGAAAAGTAATTCTGTAAAACCTGTAAAAGAAGAGAAACAAGTTGATGATACTAACGGTGAATGGATTAAAGCTCCTTTTGTTGGAACTTTTTATGTTGCACCAAGTGCTAATGAAGCACCTTATGTAAAAGTTGGTCAAAAGATAAAAGAAGGTGATATTATTTGTATTTTGGAAGCTATGAAAGTTATGAATGAAATAAAGTCCAATAAGAGTGGAACTGTACTTGAAATTAAAGCACAAAATGGAAATATGGTTGAATTTAATGAGGAGCTTATCTTGATAGGAGATTAA
- the acpP gene encoding acyl carrier protein, whose product MLEKVREILVESLNIEGSEVVPTARLNEDLGIDSLSSIELALEIESEFDIKIEDEELMKLQTVQDVIDIINSKTK is encoded by the coding sequence ATGTTAGAAAAAGTTAGAGAAATTTTAGTAGAATCATTAAATATCGAAGGAAGTGAGGTAGTTCCCACTGCAAGATTAAATGAAGATTTAGGAATTGATTCTTTATCATCTATTGAACTTGCGTTGGAAATAGAATCAGAATTCGATATAAAAATTGAAGATGAAGAATTAATGAAATTACAAACTGTACAAGATGTAATAGACATTATTAACTCAAAGACGAAGTAG
- a CDS encoding YehR family lipoprotein has protein sequence MRKLKNILLSLLMISVVVLSTACSSKGSNPTKTFELEKDGMKTTITYTYIESEDKVIKQNTVVEGEYAKLKPARTKEEFQKIVGPIAEKYQGIQGIKESIDYQDEKFVENIEIDYENLDYEKSKTVLGNNFQDPAKVKISMKKTEEGLIKQGYTEKK, from the coding sequence ATGAGAAAATTAAAAAATATTCTTTTATCATTATTAATGATATCTGTTGTAGTATTATCTACTGCTTGTTCAAGTAAAGGTAGTAATCCTACAAAAACTTTCGAATTAGAAAAAGATGGTATGAAAACAACTATTACTTATACTTATATTGAAAGTGAAGACAAGGTTATTAAACAAAATACTGTAGTTGAAGGCGAATATGCAAAATTAAAGCCAGCTAGAACTAAAGAAGAATTTCAAAAAATAGTTGGACCTATCGCAGAAAAATATCAAGGCATCCAAGGTATAAAAGAATCTATTGATTATCAAGATGAAAAGTTTGTAGAAAATATCGAAATAGATTATGAAAATCTTGATTATGAAAAGTCAAAAACTGTTTTAGGAAATAATTTCCAAGACCCAGCAAAAGTTAAGATTAGTATGAAAAAGACTGAAGAAGGCTTGATTAAACAAGGATATACAGAAAAGAAATAA
- a CDS encoding metal ABC transporter permease — MNGILDLLTDYTFLMIALGSGLLGLLSGIMGVYVTVRKQGLICDAISHSTLPGVCIAFMVLGIKNLEFLLLGAFIAGVIAALFIFGIDLKSKVKFDSALAIVLSTFFGLGVVLLALIQREANTNQAGLDKFIFGQAAAFLKKDIYFLIGIIILVLFVILLFWKELKLFSFDPEFAQTKGFSINLMTGILIVLLVISIVMGIQSVGVILMSTMLIAPPVAARQWTDKFNVMMILSGIFGAFSGITGSFISMYYKGLSTGPVIAIVASLIVFFSILFSPKKGILFSKKRTMQGGTK, encoded by the coding sequence ATGAACGGAATTTTAGATTTACTTACTGACTATACTTTTTTGATGATAGCTTTAGGTTCCGGACTTTTGGGACTTTTAAGTGGAATTATGGGAGTATATGTTACAGTGAGAAAACAAGGACTTATCTGTGATGCAATCAGCCATTCAACTCTTCCCGGTGTTTGTATTGCTTTTATGGTACTTGGAATTAAAAATTTGGAATTTTTACTTCTTGGAGCTTTTATCGCAGGAGTTATAGCGGCACTTTTTATTTTCGGAATTGATTTAAAATCAAAAGTAAAATTTGACAGTGCATTGGCAATTGTTTTGTCAACATTTTTTGGGCTTGGCGTTGTTTTACTTGCACTTATTCAAAGAGAAGCAAATACTAATCAAGCGGGTCTTGATAAATTTATATTTGGACAAGCTGCCGCTTTTTTGAAAAAAGATATATATTTTTTAATCGGAATAATTATTTTGGTGTTGTTTGTAATTTTACTATTTTGGAAAGAATTAAAACTTTTTTCCTTTGATCCGGAGTTTGCACAAACAAAGGGATTTTCTATAAATTTAATGACCGGAATATTAATAGTTTTACTTGTAATTTCAATAGTTATGGGAATTCAATCAGTTGGAGTAATTCTTATGAGTACAATGTTAATTGCACCACCTGTTGCTGCAAGACAATGGACGGATAAATTCAATGTTATGATGATTTTATCAGGAATTTTTGGAGCTTTCTCAGGAATTACCGGTTCATTTATAAGTATGTACTATAAAGGGTTGTCAACAGGACCGGTTATAGCGATAGTTGCAAGTTTAATTGTATTTTTTAGTATATTATTTTCGCCTAAAAAAGGAATTTTATTCAGTAAAAAGAGAACTATGCAAGGAGGGACTAAATGA